A single region of the Rhodococcus sp. W8901 genome encodes:
- a CDS encoding O-antigen ligase family protein, whose product MDIRSGDRPAEPTIGPGVDDTRAAVRWVGLLLGVAAAVPGVPALVPVLGIRPWHMLVAVAILVACTQAASAAVPRLRISSLDIVVLLYTLASVLAEYTNSGDLGYGFDLVGAVTPLFYLVGYIAARLVIDSRQSARAFLTSFAVPAIPAGILSVLQLGSPAFSLMVLKIAPGPGLSERIVDGRLIRATGLVGHWTGLGFYFCTALAACCSAVLLAERGQRRFTLPLAAALFASAFGALASLTLSVLATVAVIVLVTLFVMGIRISRVVGLGAVVLLGYMQFGSYLDERFTQQTAYRPEYLPGWVPNTIAYRWKIWTQQTIPAIEDRFWTGWGSSVYTGHWRPSQLVWGSPESQWFGTAVASGVIVAVLLGLTLLVALRYVLRGTAERRARWKLPIGALVVSALVASLTVPAFTNRGLPIGLWVLFGVVLALEFAADSGGTADRGGTHPTTVSECGKESCQ is encoded by the coding sequence TTGGACATCCGCTCGGGCGATCGTCCAGCCGAACCCACGATCGGACCGGGCGTGGACGACACGCGGGCGGCCGTCAGGTGGGTCGGGCTGTTGCTGGGGGTGGCTGCCGCGGTTCCGGGCGTTCCGGCCCTCGTTCCGGTTCTGGGTATTCGGCCCTGGCACATGTTGGTCGCGGTTGCGATCCTCGTTGCCTGCACGCAGGCCGCCTCCGCCGCTGTGCCGCGGCTGCGTATTAGCAGCCTCGATATCGTGGTACTTCTATACACGCTTGCCTCCGTGCTGGCGGAGTACACGAATTCCGGTGACCTCGGATACGGATTCGACCTGGTCGGTGCCGTGACTCCGCTGTTCTACCTTGTTGGCTACATCGCTGCCCGTCTCGTCATCGACAGCAGACAGAGTGCACGTGCCTTCTTGACCTCGTTCGCGGTCCCGGCTATTCCCGCCGGTATTCTGTCAGTGCTCCAATTGGGATCGCCGGCCTTCTCCCTCATGGTGCTGAAGATTGCTCCAGGCCCGGGTCTTTCCGAACGCATCGTGGACGGGCGTCTGATCCGGGCAACCGGGCTGGTCGGACACTGGACTGGACTCGGCTTCTACTTCTGCACGGCACTTGCCGCATGCTGCTCGGCGGTCTTGCTCGCCGAGCGGGGACAACGACGGTTCACGCTGCCTCTCGCGGCGGCACTGTTTGCATCTGCCTTCGGCGCTCTCGCGTCGTTGACGTTGTCCGTGCTCGCGACGGTCGCGGTGATCGTCTTGGTGACGCTGTTCGTGATGGGGATCCGTATAAGTCGAGTCGTCGGCCTTGGCGCCGTAGTGTTACTCGGTTACATGCAGTTCGGCAGCTACCTGGACGAACGCTTCACGCAGCAAACCGCCTACCGCCCGGAGTATCTGCCCGGCTGGGTGCCGAACACGATCGCCTACAGGTGGAAAATCTGGACGCAACAGACGATTCCAGCCATCGAGGATCGCTTCTGGACCGGGTGGGGCTCGAGCGTCTACACGGGGCACTGGCGGCCGAGTCAGCTTGTTTGGGGATCGCCCGAGTCGCAATGGTTCGGCACCGCAGTAGCGTCGGGTGTCATAGTGGCGGTTCTGCTCGGTCTGACGCTGCTTGTCGCGCTTCGGTATGTCCTGAGGGGTACGGCCGAACGTCGTGCGCGGTGGAAGCTTCCGATCGGAGCTCTCGTGGTTTCGGCGTTGGTCGCATCGCTGACAGTGCCCGCGTTCACGAATCGTGGTCTGCCGATCGGCCTGTGGGTGTTGTTCGGAGTGGTCCTCGCGCTCGAATTCGCAGCCGATTCGGGAGGCACCGCTGATCGGGGCGGCACCCATCCAACAACGGTCTCGGAATGTGGAAAGGAGTCGTGCCAGTGA
- a CDS encoding polysaccharide pyruvyl transferase family protein, giving the protein MIYYWCAGQDDNVGDIILRRRMLRSLQAAGPSCDIYVGKATRDFISALGARPEDKIYTSFVRFIAVATLHSLRKDWMFGFNPGEIKCNRKQSVMHALLIPMMLISLIHGKRCVRVGVGVGMHEYRQLWRNLIWVTVLLAKVNVWRDAASRDVFGKGTVGPDWAFDEALEQPSADEESSGRGLLAVSLRADSPATSPEWTEGIRELARELGLIPTVVVQVKRDSARARELAAALECRIVDWIDESHTDQEKRLRYTYRKCEVVVSDRLHVLIMALTEGAVPLGLMEHEDEKVARHFAAAGFDAVSWDVRGWDTQEIVIRGAARARERNEIELSTRIAQSRVRALDSVVRA; this is encoded by the coding sequence GTGATCTACTACTGGTGCGCGGGTCAAGACGACAATGTCGGTGACATCATTCTGCGTCGGAGGATGTTGCGCAGCCTTCAGGCTGCCGGCCCGAGCTGTGACATCTATGTAGGCAAGGCGACTCGTGACTTCATCTCAGCTCTCGGTGCTCGTCCGGAGGACAAGATCTATACCAGCTTCGTTCGCTTCATTGCAGTAGCCACGCTTCACAGCCTGCGAAAAGACTGGATGTTCGGATTCAATCCCGGAGAGATCAAGTGCAATCGCAAGCAGAGTGTCATGCATGCACTGCTCATCCCGATGATGCTGATCTCGCTCATCCACGGGAAGCGCTGTGTCCGTGTCGGTGTCGGTGTCGGGATGCACGAGTATCGCCAACTGTGGCGGAACCTGATCTGGGTGACTGTGCTTCTGGCAAAGGTCAACGTCTGGCGCGACGCGGCTTCGAGAGATGTGTTCGGAAAGGGAACCGTCGGCCCGGACTGGGCATTCGATGAGGCATTGGAACAGCCATCGGCGGACGAGGAGTCGTCGGGACGCGGGTTGCTTGCGGTCTCTCTTCGGGCGGATAGTCCAGCCACGAGTCCCGAATGGACCGAAGGCATTCGCGAGCTGGCGCGGGAACTTGGGTTGATACCGACTGTTGTGGTCCAGGTGAAGCGGGACTCGGCGAGAGCGCGTGAATTGGCAGCCGCACTCGAGTGCAGGATCGTCGATTGGATCGACGAGTCTCACACAGACCAGGAGAAGAGGTTGCGATACACGTATCGCAAGTGTGAGGTCGTGGTCAGCGATCGGCTACATGTACTGATCATGGCGCTGACCGAGGGGGCCGTTCCTCTGGGTTTGATGGAACACGAGGACGAGAAGGTTGCGAGACACTTCGCTGCTGCCGGGTTTGACGCCGTCAGTTGGGATGTGCGTGGCTGGGACACCCAGGAGATCGTCATTCGTGGTGCCGCCAGGGCACGCGAGCGGAACGAGATCGAGTTGAGCACCCGTATCGCACAGTCGCGCGTTCGCGCGCTCGATTCAGTAGTGAGGGCCTGA
- a CDS encoding glycosyltransferase, with product MSNDGRSATLPHGDLEGRSLEPSPSIHYLVGGFRISLGDQSNTPGPRTHILNFVRGLSQIGRRTELLTASSFPMMGRFTQIKQSDYAGADGSKIWIADVVRGAAAVWCGVNVFVRTARQPAPQLIYERVAVLQTLTSFHARKGSAVRVVEANGILSRETAQDRKVLKAERIARYLERRVLRRSDIVVAVSERLCDELVEFARIDRDKVLVVPNGVDERLLDYQRSESACRVIGFVGSVVKWQNLDQLILSVARVANGASEPVRLEIIGDGAELGNLKQLVKDEGLSELVSFHGRMPQSAAFEVMTAWDVGIAGHQKSSSQSMYHSPLKLYEYAALGLSIVCTESADAESLARSGADIHMFSDTGEFETTLKELVGGARRSSGDIELSRAAVVRDHAWSTRATAVLDRAGLIPQSGKRPAR from the coding sequence ATGAGTAACGACGGTCGGTCAGCGACTCTTCCGCACGGCGATCTGGAGGGCCGAAGCCTGGAACCCTCGCCGTCGATTCACTATCTGGTCGGGGGTTTCCGTATATCCCTGGGTGATCAGTCGAACACGCCTGGTCCACGGACTCACATTTTGAACTTTGTGCGGGGACTGTCCCAGATCGGAAGGCGAACCGAGCTGCTGACGGCGTCGTCCTTCCCGATGATGGGCCGATTCACTCAGATCAAGCAGTCCGACTATGCAGGCGCGGACGGATCCAAGATCTGGATCGCCGATGTCGTGCGGGGTGCTGCGGCGGTGTGGTGCGGTGTCAACGTTTTCGTCCGAACGGCGAGACAACCCGCGCCGCAACTCATCTACGAGCGAGTGGCCGTGTTGCAAACGCTGACGAGCTTCCACGCGCGTAAGGGATCCGCCGTGCGCGTCGTTGAAGCGAACGGGATTCTGTCCAGAGAAACCGCGCAGGACAGGAAGGTCCTGAAGGCCGAGCGCATAGCGCGGTATCTCGAGCGGCGAGTATTGCGTCGATCCGACATCGTTGTTGCGGTCAGTGAGCGGTTGTGTGACGAACTCGTCGAGTTTGCACGGATCGATCGGGACAAGGTGTTGGTGGTTCCGAATGGCGTTGACGAGAGGTTGCTGGACTACCAGCGTTCGGAGAGTGCCTGCCGTGTAATAGGATTCGTAGGGTCTGTGGTGAAATGGCAGAATCTGGACCAGTTGATTCTGTCCGTCGCTCGCGTGGCGAATGGGGCGAGCGAACCGGTCCGCCTCGAGATCATCGGAGACGGTGCTGAGCTCGGAAATCTGAAGCAGCTGGTGAAGGATGAAGGGCTGTCGGAGCTGGTCTCCTTTCATGGCCGGATGCCACAATCCGCCGCGTTCGAAGTGATGACGGCGTGGGACGTCGGGATCGCGGGTCACCAGAAGTCGTCCAGCCAGTCGATGTATCACAGCCCCCTCAAGCTGTACGAGTATGCGGCGCTCGGACTGAGCATCGTCTGCACCGAATCCGCCGACGCCGAGTCCTTGGCGCGTTCCGGGGCCGACATCCACATGTTCTCCGACACGGGCGAGTTCGAGACAACACTGAAAGAATTGGTCGGCGGAGCCAGGCGCTCGAGCGGCGATATCGAGCTGAGTCGAGCAGCAGTTGTGCGCGATCATGCCTGGAGTACGCGTGCGACGGCGGTGCTTGATCGAGCCGGTCTCATCCCACAGAGTGGCAAGCGGCCGGCGCGATGA
- a CDS encoding lipopolysaccharide biosynthesis protein encodes MTADSITEREPSLGAVAARGAAVTLAGQAVKFGIQFGGIIVLARLLSPEAFGLVAMVTAVVGVGEVLRDFGLSSAAVQAKSLTPGQRSNLFWINSAIGAALSVGVVLCAPLIAGLYGEPRLEAVARVLAVTFLLNGLTTQFRANMTRQLKFGKLAVADIVAQAGGLGVGIGMALGGAGYWAIVGQQVAQAVLTLALTAVLGRWAPGCPQRREEMRGLLSFGWNLMGTQLLQYTSKNIDSVIVGHQFGATSLGYYNRAGQIVNGPLNQLNVPASTVALPILSRLQDDRPRYRNFILRGQTALMSLVVAVFLFLSALAEPFVEILLGTEWLASVDIVRLIAIGAAFQGASYATYWVFTSKGLTRSMLRYAVVARTISIALLFGGAWFGVTGVAAAYALGIAITWPLGLYWISRISDAPVWEMFTNGLRTLAVYTAAAVVAYLAARSLSNPIAEVGVGAAAMAGAAAVMAILIPRYRADLIAMREIGGLVKRRL; translated from the coding sequence ATGACAGCCGATTCGATCACGGAACGGGAGCCGTCTCTGGGCGCCGTCGCAGCGCGCGGCGCGGCGGTGACGCTTGCCGGTCAAGCGGTCAAGTTCGGAATCCAGTTCGGCGGAATCATCGTTCTCGCCAGGCTTCTCTCCCCGGAGGCTTTCGGACTGGTAGCCATGGTGACAGCGGTCGTCGGAGTAGGCGAGGTGCTGCGTGACTTCGGCTTGTCTTCAGCTGCAGTACAGGCGAAGTCGCTCACGCCAGGGCAGCGGAGCAATCTGTTCTGGATCAACTCCGCAATCGGAGCTGCGCTGTCGGTGGGTGTCGTTCTCTGCGCGCCCTTGATCGCCGGACTGTACGGGGAGCCTCGGCTCGAAGCTGTCGCGCGCGTACTTGCGGTCACGTTCCTTCTGAACGGGCTCACAACTCAGTTCCGTGCGAACATGACCCGGCAGTTGAAGTTCGGGAAGCTCGCAGTTGCCGATATCGTCGCCCAGGCAGGTGGGCTCGGGGTCGGAATCGGAATGGCCCTCGGTGGGGCCGGCTATTGGGCCATCGTCGGACAGCAGGTGGCTCAGGCGGTTCTGACGCTCGCACTCACTGCAGTGCTCGGGAGGTGGGCGCCGGGCTGTCCGCAGCGACGTGAAGAGATGCGCGGGCTGCTGTCCTTCGGGTGGAATCTGATGGGCACTCAACTGCTGCAGTACACAAGTAAGAACATCGACTCGGTCATCGTGGGACACCAGTTCGGCGCAACGAGCCTCGGCTACTACAACCGTGCCGGGCAGATAGTGAACGGGCCGCTGAACCAACTGAACGTTCCGGCGTCGACAGTAGCGCTACCGATCCTCTCGCGGCTGCAGGACGATCGCCCGCGCTACCGCAACTTCATCTTGCGCGGACAGACCGCGCTGATGTCGCTGGTGGTCGCGGTGTTCTTGTTTCTGTCGGCCCTCGCGGAGCCGTTCGTGGAAATACTTCTCGGCACCGAATGGCTGGCATCGGTTGACATCGTTCGATTGATCGCGATAGGTGCGGCCTTCCAGGGTGCCAGCTACGCAACCTACTGGGTGTTCACCTCGAAAGGGCTCACGCGGTCGATGCTTCGATATGCGGTGGTCGCCCGTACGATTTCGATCGCGCTGTTGTTCGGTGGTGCTTGGTTCGGTGTCACCGGTGTCGCGGCGGCCTACGCGTTGGGCATCGCAATTACCTGGCCGCTGGGCCTGTACTGGATTTCCCGGATCTCGGACGCCCCCGTGTGGGAGATGTTCACCAATGGTCTGCGAACGCTGGCGGTGTACACGGCGGCCGCCGTGGTGGCGTACCTGGCAGCCAGGTCGCTCTCAAATCCAATAGCGGAGGTGGGCGTGGGTGCGGCCGCTATGGCGGGGGCAGCGGCGGTGATGGCGATCCTGATTCCGCGATACCGGGCGGATCTCATTGCGATGAGAGAAATCGGCGGTCTTGTGAAGCGCAGGTTGTGA
- a CDS encoding polysaccharide pyruvyl transferase family protein, producing the protein MPVEVVNWNPRKRRVRGPLGRVIPRRPPVNNFGDLLGPLIVEELLVRQGIDPAGTSIRHRLLSVGSILRLANDGDVVWGSGVNGKSLDLEYQFSDLDVRSVRGPRTAEFLRSRGISVPEVYGDPGLLVGVLWPRESLVAPRLSAGVTLIPNLNDVEKYRGHPDFWHPCRPLWDTITRIANSEFVIGSSLHAVVLADSFGIEARLIGSDHEPPFKYQDYYLGSGRSGYTAATTVDEALAMGGEEPLEWDPAGVLGAFPYELWAP; encoded by the coding sequence ATGCCGGTTGAAGTAGTGAACTGGAACCCGCGGAAGCGGCGTGTTCGTGGGCCGCTGGGAAGGGTGATTCCAAGAAGGCCACCTGTCAACAATTTTGGTGATCTTCTCGGTCCTCTGATCGTCGAGGAACTTCTTGTCCGTCAGGGAATCGACCCTGCCGGAACGTCGATCCGTCACCGATTGCTCAGTGTCGGTTCCATTCTTCGACTCGCGAACGACGGAGACGTCGTCTGGGGTTCGGGTGTCAACGGGAAGAGTCTCGACCTCGAGTACCAGTTCTCTGATCTCGATGTCAGGTCGGTGCGCGGGCCCCGAACGGCCGAATTCCTCCGTAGTCGGGGCATTTCGGTACCGGAGGTCTACGGCGATCCTGGACTCCTCGTAGGTGTTCTCTGGCCGCGTGAGAGTTTGGTGGCGCCGCGACTGTCCGCGGGCGTAACTCTCATTCCCAATCTGAACGACGTCGAGAAGTATCGAGGCCACCCGGACTTCTGGCATCCCTGTCGGCCGCTGTGGGACACGATCACACGGATCGCGAATAGTGAGTTCGTCATCGGAAGTTCCTTACATGCAGTTGTCCTCGCCGACTCGTTCGGAATCGAGGCACGGCTGATCGGCTCTGACCACGAACCACCCTTCAAGTACCAGGACTACTATCTCGGGAGTGGTCGCAGCGGCTACACGGCCGCGACGACCGTGGACGAGGCGCTGGCGATGGGAGGCGAGGAACCACTCGAGTGGGATCCCGCTGGCGTCTTGGGTGCGTTTCCGTACGAGCTGTGGGCGCCGTGA
- a CDS encoding acyltransferase family protein, with translation MSVTEAPALPAKVQSGRDFRADIQGLRAVAVGAVVLYHAGVPWLTGGYVGVDVFFVISGFLIGGHLLGELDRTNSVSVMRFYARRIRRLMPASIFVVLVTLLLARIFIPPLGFGDVSKDGIAASLAVSNLWFAVTGTDYLANEAPSVFQHYWSLGLEEQFYFVFPLLVLAAYRILRGNRRGLMGVILSVTAASFVLCVVLTTVNQPVAFFTLPTRAWELGVGVCLAAVVGRLRGLGQTSAAALQWLGLGITLMAIVFFDQFTTFPGAMAAVPVVGAAMYIAGGCGRPAGRPSLIMENVAMQFVGRISYSLYLWHWPLLIVPVMYSDRQLTWLQALGLVLLAIVAAVLTERFVERPFRDARWIGASLGRTYGFGAATVLVAVVACVAASTLPKLSTDTIATEWIAGTLPADVAIPAVVPANLSPSLVSSSSSVPVIYANGCHGDFSATVPRSDCVFGDRDSERSIVLLGDSHAAQWFPALEVVASTHGYRLVTMTKSSCPAAEVTVWSDSLNRRYTECETWRENALTMIGELAPDFVIVSNFQGQKPVGVADADEAFARGVGALLNQLPAESVSVVLGDTPMHDVAPPICLSGHLSSTAECVTSAEHAVAARWSQKVDEWTTKSGGRFVDPLPWLCPGGLCVPIVGNVLVYRDRHHLTTEASNLLAEQLKNALYPIGLAHEQIH, from the coding sequence GTGAGCGTGACCGAAGCGCCGGCACTACCGGCGAAGGTCCAATCTGGGCGAGACTTTCGCGCAGACATCCAGGGCTTGCGGGCGGTCGCTGTCGGAGCAGTCGTCCTCTATCACGCTGGTGTGCCCTGGTTGACCGGCGGATACGTCGGTGTAGACGTGTTCTTTGTGATTTCCGGCTTCCTGATCGGCGGGCATCTGCTCGGCGAGCTCGATCGAACGAACAGCGTCTCGGTGATGCGGTTCTACGCGCGTCGCATACGTCGACTCATGCCGGCTTCGATCTTCGTCGTGCTGGTTACGCTGCTGCTGGCGCGAATATTCATACCGCCATTGGGGTTCGGTGACGTTTCCAAGGACGGAATAGCTGCGAGTCTTGCGGTTTCGAATCTGTGGTTCGCCGTGACGGGCACGGATTACCTGGCCAACGAGGCGCCGTCGGTCTTTCAACACTATTGGTCCCTTGGGCTGGAGGAGCAGTTCTACTTCGTATTCCCTCTGCTGGTCTTGGCGGCGTATCGCATCCTCCGCGGTAACCGACGCGGATTGATGGGCGTGATCTTGTCCGTCACGGCGGCATCATTTGTGCTGTGCGTCGTGTTGACCACGGTGAACCAGCCGGTCGCATTCTTCACGCTTCCCACACGTGCATGGGAACTCGGTGTGGGCGTCTGCTTGGCGGCGGTCGTCGGCCGATTGCGCGGACTCGGGCAGACCAGTGCCGCTGCACTCCAGTGGTTGGGGCTGGGAATCACCCTTATGGCGATCGTCTTCTTCGACCAATTCACGACCTTCCCCGGGGCGATGGCGGCGGTTCCGGTAGTCGGTGCGGCGATGTACATCGCGGGCGGATGTGGGCGACCTGCGGGGCGGCCAAGTTTGATCATGGAGAACGTGGCGATGCAGTTCGTCGGTCGAATTTCCTACTCTCTGTATCTGTGGCACTGGCCGCTCCTGATCGTCCCGGTCATGTACTCGGACCGCCAGTTGACCTGGCTGCAGGCCCTTGGGTTGGTTCTGCTGGCAATCGTTGCTGCAGTTCTGACAGAGCGGTTCGTCGAGCGCCCATTTCGAGACGCACGTTGGATCGGCGCCTCGCTGGGACGCACGTATGGCTTTGGCGCGGCAACGGTGCTGGTTGCAGTTGTAGCCTGTGTCGCCGCGTCGACTCTTCCCAAGTTGTCGACCGATACCATTGCTACGGAATGGATCGCGGGGACCCTGCCCGCCGATGTCGCAATACCGGCGGTGGTCCCCGCGAATCTCTCACCTTCCCTTGTGTCTTCGTCGAGCAGCGTGCCCGTGATCTACGCAAATGGGTGCCACGGCGACTTCTCGGCAACCGTGCCGCGCTCGGACTGCGTATTCGGCGACCGAGATTCCGAACGATCGATCGTCCTCCTGGGAGACTCCCATGCGGCGCAGTGGTTCCCGGCACTCGAAGTAGTGGCATCCACCCACGGCTACCGGCTTGTCACGATGACGAAGTCTTCTTGCCCTGCCGCGGAGGTGACAGTTTGGAGCGATTCGTTGAACCGTCGCTACACGGAGTGCGAGACATGGCGGGAGAACGCTCTGACGATGATCGGCGAACTGGCTCCTGATTTTGTCATCGTGTCGAACTTCCAAGGCCAGAAGCCTGTCGGCGTCGCAGACGCCGACGAAGCCTTCGCCCGCGGGGTCGGTGCTCTACTGAACCAATTGCCGGCGGAGTCTGTTTCGGTTGTGCTCGGCGATACGCCGATGCACGACGTGGCGCCGCCAATCTGTCTTTCAGGTCACCTGTCTTCGACTGCTGAATGCGTCACGAGCGCCGAGCACGCGGTTGCGGCTCGATGGTCACAGAAGGTCGACGAATGGACGACGAAGTCGGGTGGGCGGTTTGTTGATCCCCTTCCCTGGTTGTGCCCGGGAGGTTTGTGCGTGCCGATCGTCGGGAATGTCTTGGTCTACCGTGACAGGCACCATTTGACGACGGAGGCATCGAACCTGCTGGCAGAGCAGTTGAAGAATGCTCTGTACCCGATCGGACTCGCCCACGAGCAGATTCACTGA
- a CDS encoding DUF4012 domain-containing protein — protein MDPAPARRTSRRRTSQPAVTARKRRRRIAIGATCAVAIVGAWGCYLAYEATQIRLNLERASDHATQSKDALLAGNSETGTRSAADADRYADQAYDAAHSVSWRVAGAIPWLGSPFDTTRQISDVVRGLTSDVLTPAAQAGSAMAPSQLILDGARINLQALRDAAPSLADTATAAEALAADAAGVGSTFIGPIEDARVQLQQQTSDLSTLLGNVSTAAEIAPAMLGADGPRTYFIGFQTNAEARGTGGLLGGFGELRTADGTVRVDELASNRELSLNGNQPIDLGPDFERQYGQSRATTDFRNSNASSHFPYAAQIWRSLWAQESGDQVDGVIATDPVALSYVLDVVGPITMPDGEKVTAENVVELTESIAYSRFGDDNAARKAYLQTVAAKVVERMTGKISRPQALLEALGRAASERRIAVWSSHPEEQTVLAGTALGHTVPEDDAPYAGVVVNNLGGNKLDYYLRREITYTAESCTDGVRKSTVRVRLTNTLPNGDYTKYVAGMFDNPMGAPAGTNLTNLSLVATRGAKLDKVTVDGKPAFAFTGAELGHPVFDIQFPIGQGKTAEVVYELTEPATAGTASVPIQPLLDQPDAGIDVPSC, from the coding sequence ATCGATCCGGCGCCCGCCCGTCGAACAAGCCGCCGCCGGACGTCACAACCTGCGGTAACGGCGCGGAAGCGGCGACGCCGCATCGCGATCGGCGCAACGTGCGCGGTCGCGATCGTCGGTGCCTGGGGCTGCTATCTCGCGTACGAGGCAACCCAGATCAGATTGAATCTTGAACGAGCATCGGATCACGCGACGCAATCGAAAGATGCACTACTGGCGGGTAACTCGGAGACAGGCACACGATCTGCGGCCGATGCGGACCGCTACGCAGACCAGGCCTATGACGCCGCCCACTCGGTCAGCTGGCGTGTCGCCGGAGCGATTCCGTGGCTGGGCAGTCCGTTCGACACGACCCGGCAGATATCCGACGTGGTTCGGGGGCTCACTTCTGATGTCCTGACCCCGGCAGCGCAGGCAGGATCGGCGATGGCACCCAGCCAGTTGATCCTCGACGGAGCACGAATCAACCTGCAGGCCCTGCGTGACGCCGCGCCCAGCCTTGCCGACACTGCCACCGCAGCCGAGGCGCTGGCTGCCGACGCTGCAGGCGTCGGCAGCACGTTCATCGGACCCATCGAGGACGCTCGCGTACAACTCCAACAGCAGACATCGGATCTGTCCACCCTCCTCGGAAACGTCTCGACCGCAGCGGAGATCGCCCCAGCGATGCTCGGCGCCGATGGTCCCCGCACCTACTTCATAGGATTCCAGACCAACGCCGAGGCCCGTGGCACCGGTGGGCTGCTCGGTGGTTTCGGCGAACTGCGTACTGCGGACGGCACCGTGCGCGTTGATGAGCTCGCCAGCAACCGGGAACTCTCGTTGAACGGCAATCAACCGATCGATCTCGGTCCGGACTTCGAGCGCCAGTACGGGCAGAGTCGTGCCACAACAGATTTCCGGAACAGTAACGCCAGCTCACATTTCCCTTACGCCGCGCAGATCTGGCGATCCCTATGGGCACAGGAATCCGGTGACCAGGTCGACGGAGTCATCGCAACCGATCCTGTCGCACTCAGCTACGTACTCGACGTGGTGGGACCGATCACGATGCCCGACGGCGAGAAGGTCACCGCCGAGAACGTCGTAGAGCTGACTGAATCCATCGCATACTCGCGATTCGGTGACGACAATGCCGCGCGCAAGGCGTATCTCCAGACTGTCGCTGCCAAGGTGGTCGAACGGATGACCGGGAAGATCTCGCGACCGCAGGCGCTGCTCGAAGCCTTGGGACGAGCGGCCAGCGAACGACGAATCGCAGTCTGGAGTTCACACCCCGAGGAACAGACAGTCCTCGCCGGTACCGCACTGGGGCACACCGTCCCTGAGGACGACGCCCCTTACGCCGGCGTGGTCGTCAACAACCTGGGTGGCAACAAGCTCGACTACTATCTCCGCCGTGAGATCACGTACACCGCTGAGTCGTGCACCGACGGCGTGCGGAAGAGCACCGTGAGAGTGCGCCTGACGAATACGCTTCCGAACGGTGACTACACAAAGTATGTAGCCGGAATGTTCGACAACCCAATGGGCGCACCCGCCGGAACCAACCTGACGAACCTGTCGCTGGTCGCAACCCGCGGCGCAAAGCTCGACAAGGTCACCGTCGACGGTAAGCCGGCCTTCGCCTTCACCGGAGCAGAACTGGGACACCCGGTATTCGACATCCAGTTCCCGATCGGACAGGGCAAGACCGCGGAGGTCGTCTACGAACTGACCGAACCAGCGACGGCAGGAACGGCATCGGTGCCCATCCAACCTCTCCTCGATCAACCCGATGCCGGGATAGACGTTCCGAGCTGCTGA
- a CDS encoding YdcF family protein, with translation MNRILQPSLRARRRTRRLLLVLVVYVSVLASGIFGARTYTYAGFDRLTDVDAIVVLGGAHDGREKYAMELALRGYSDHVVLSNPYRRTDVRMRELCSTEHASFDTTCFVPDPPTTRGEATAVARLASENGWDSVMVISWRYHLLRARYIFEKCFSGAVFVLPVPREYRYSIPRWAYEYLYQTGGFVKETLLGHC, from the coding sequence ATGAACCGGATCCTCCAGCCGTCCCTGCGTGCGAGACGGAGGACTAGGCGTCTCCTCCTGGTCCTCGTTGTGTACGTAAGCGTCCTTGCGTCGGGAATTTTCGGGGCAAGGACTTACACATACGCAGGCTTCGATAGGTTGACCGACGTCGATGCCATTGTGGTGCTCGGAGGTGCGCACGATGGTCGCGAGAAGTACGCCATGGAGTTAGCGCTCCGTGGCTATTCCGATCATGTGGTTCTCTCGAATCCGTATCGACGGACTGATGTGCGGATGCGAGAGCTTTGTTCGACAGAACACGCCTCATTCGACACCACCTGTTTCGTTCCGGATCCGCCCACGACGCGTGGGGAGGCGACGGCGGTAGCGAGACTGGCATCAGAGAACGGGTGGGACAGCGTCATGGTCATCAGTTGGCGATACCACCTGCTGCGTGCACGGTACATCTTCGAAAAGTGCTTTTCAGGTGCGGTATTCGTGCTCCCGGTACCCCGGGAGTACAGGTACAGCATTCCACGCTGGGCGTACGAGTACCTCTACCAAACAGGAGGTTTCGTCAAAGAGACCTTGCTCGGCCATTGCTGA